The Pantoea vagans genome includes a window with the following:
- the flgJ gene encoding flagellar assembly peptidoglycan hydrolase FlgJ, with amino-acid sequence MTDTQSMMNAAFDSRSLNDLKREAATDPKGKALQVAKQVEGMFVQMMLKSMREALPKDGIFSSDSTRMYTSMYDQQIAQEIGKRGLGMADLIVKQMQPAQEPDETAGTVPMKLDNSFIYSNLPSNQLEQMVRKAVPRLPVSPSSLPADSSDFISQLAQPAQVASQQSGIPHHLILAQAALESGWGQRQILTRDGKPSYNVFGIKAGGDWKGATTDIMTTEYEGGVAHKVRATFRVYGSYMEALSDYVKLLSNNPRYAAVANAATPEQGARALQEAGYATDPKYAQKLVGMIQQFKNMGEKVVKAYSQDITDLF; translated from the coding sequence ATGACTGATACGCAATCGATGATGAATGCGGCGTTTGACAGCCGCTCACTCAATGATCTGAAACGTGAAGCTGCCACCGATCCAAAAGGAAAGGCGCTGCAGGTGGCGAAACAGGTTGAGGGGATGTTCGTACAGATGATGTTGAAGAGCATGCGTGAAGCCTTGCCGAAAGATGGCATCTTCAGCAGCGATTCCACACGCATGTATACCTCAATGTACGATCAGCAGATTGCACAGGAAATTGGAAAACGTGGTTTGGGTATGGCGGACCTTATCGTCAAGCAGATGCAGCCAGCGCAGGAACCGGATGAAACCGCAGGGACAGTGCCGATGAAGCTGGATAACAGCTTCATCTACAGCAATCTGCCTTCGAACCAGTTAGAGCAGATGGTACGCAAGGCGGTACCACGCTTGCCGGTTTCACCTTCCAGTTTGCCTGCGGACAGCAGCGATTTTATCTCGCAGCTGGCGCAACCGGCGCAGGTCGCCAGTCAGCAGAGTGGCATCCCTCATCACTTGATTCTGGCGCAGGCCGCGCTGGAGTCGGGTTGGGGGCAACGTCAGATTCTGACGCGTGATGGCAAGCCAAGCTACAACGTGTTTGGCATCAAAGCCGGTGGCGACTGGAAAGGCGCCACCACCGATATCATGACCACGGAATATGAGGGCGGCGTGGCACACAAAGTCCGGGCCACCTTCCGCGTCTACGGCTCCTATATGGAGGCGCTGAGTGACTACGTCAAACTGCTCTCCAATAACCCACGTTATGCCGCGGTGGCCAACGCCGCTACGCCGGAGCAGGGTGCACGCGCCCTGCAAGAGGCAGGTTACGCTACCGATCCGAAGTATGCGCAAAAGCTGGTGGGAATGATCCAACAATTCAAAAACATGGGCGAAAAAGTGGTAAAGGCGTACAGCCAGGATATCACCGATTTGTTCTGA
- a CDS encoding flagellar basal body P-ring protein FlgI — protein sequence MKINTLLRLGLSLLLGISLVAHADRIRDLTSVQGVRDNQLIGYGLVVGLDGTGDQTTQTPFTTQTVSNMLSQLGITVPTGTNMQLKNVAAVMVTAKLPSFARQGQNIDVVVSSLGNAKSLRGGTLLMTPMKGVDNQVYALAQGNILVGGAGASAGGSSVQVNQLNGGRITGGATVERELQSNFGSQNTINLQLNNEDFTMAQRIADAINSRGMGSAQPLDARTVQIRVSPNNSSQVRLLSEIQNIDVSVPLEDAKVIINSRTGSVVMNREVTLNTCAVAQGNLSVTVNQQQNVSQPNTPFAGGQTVTTNNTQIDVRQSGGALQRVNSSANLNNVVRALNALGATPIELMSILQSMESAGCLRAKLEII from the coding sequence ATGAAAATAAACACTCTGCTGCGTCTGGGCCTGAGCTTACTGCTTGGCATCAGCCTGGTTGCTCATGCTGACCGCATCCGCGATCTGACTTCCGTGCAGGGCGTGCGCGATAACCAGCTGATCGGTTACGGCTTAGTGGTTGGTCTGGACGGAACCGGTGACCAGACCACGCAAACCCCATTCACCACACAAACTGTCAGCAACATGCTGTCGCAGTTAGGTATCACCGTACCCACCGGCACCAATATGCAGTTGAAAAACGTGGCTGCGGTAATGGTGACGGCCAAACTGCCTTCTTTCGCGCGCCAGGGACAAAACATCGATGTGGTGGTCTCTTCACTGGGTAACGCCAAAAGCTTACGCGGCGGTACACTGTTGATGACGCCGATGAAAGGCGTCGATAACCAGGTTTACGCCTTAGCACAAGGTAACATCCTGGTCGGTGGTGCGGGCGCATCAGCAGGCGGCAGCAGTGTGCAGGTCAACCAGTTGAACGGTGGGCGTATCACCGGCGGGGCGACGGTAGAACGTGAGTTGCAGAGCAACTTTGGCAGCCAAAACACCATTAACCTGCAGCTGAATAATGAAGATTTCACCATGGCGCAGCGCATCGCCGATGCCATTAACAGCCGTGGCATGGGGTCAGCACAACCTCTGGATGCGCGCACGGTGCAGATTCGCGTATCGCCAAACAACAGCTCGCAGGTTCGTTTGCTCTCTGAAATCCAGAACATTGACGTTTCTGTGCCGCTGGAAGATGCCAAGGTGATCATCAACTCCCGTACCGGTTCTGTCGTGATGAACCGCGAAGTGACGCTGAACACCTGTGCCGTTGCGCAGGGTAACCTGTCCGTCACCGTGAACCAGCAGCAGAACGTCAGCCAGCCGAACACGCCGTTCGCCGGTGGACAGACCGTAACCACCAACAATACGCAGATCGATGTGCGTCAGAGTGGCGGGGCACTGCAGCGCGTGAATTCCAGCGCCAACCTCAACAACGTGGTGCGTGCGCTGAATGCCTTGGGTGCCACACCGATTGAGCTGATGTCGATTCTGCAATCGATGGAAAGTGCAGGCTGTCTGCGCGCCAAACTGGAAATCATCTGA
- a CDS encoding flagellar basal body L-ring protein FlgH, whose protein sequence is MAKQVILKPGHWLVATLLLTLNGCALVPRTPLVQGATTAEPTPSAPPVVNGSIFQGVAPLNYGYQPLFEDRRPRNIGDTLTITLQENVSASKSSSANASRDGSNSFGVTGVPTGLNGLVGASGEKVGVDATGKNDFAGKGGATANNTFTGTITVTVNQVLSNGNLRVVGEKQIEINQGTEFIRFSGVVNPRTISASNAVLSTQVADARIEYVGNGYINEAQTMGWFQRFFLNVSPM, encoded by the coding sequence GTGGCGAAGCAAGTGATTCTCAAGCCTGGGCATTGGTTAGTAGCCACGCTGCTACTGACACTTAACGGTTGTGCGCTGGTACCGCGCACGCCACTGGTACAAGGCGCGACCACGGCGGAACCGACGCCGTCTGCACCACCGGTGGTTAACGGTTCTATTTTCCAGGGCGTGGCGCCGCTGAACTACGGCTACCAGCCACTGTTTGAGGATCGTCGTCCTCGCAACATTGGCGATACCCTGACCATCACGCTGCAAGAAAATGTCAGCGCCAGCAAAAGTTCTTCCGCCAACGCCAGCCGCGATGGCAGCAACAGCTTTGGCGTGACCGGCGTGCCGACGGGGCTGAATGGACTGGTCGGTGCCAGCGGCGAGAAAGTGGGCGTCGATGCAACCGGCAAAAATGACTTCGCTGGCAAAGGTGGCGCAACCGCCAATAACACCTTTACCGGCACCATCACCGTCACGGTTAATCAGGTGTTGTCGAACGGCAACCTGCGCGTCGTCGGTGAAAAACAGATCGAAATCAACCAGGGCACCGAATTTATTCGCTTCTCTGGTGTGGTTAACCCACGCACCATCAGCGCCAGCAACGCCGTGTTGTCAACGCAGGTGGCCGATGCACGTATTGAGTACGTCGGAAATGGCTATATCAATGAGGCGCAGACCATGGGCTGGTTCCAGCGTTTCTTCCTGAACGTCTCGCCGATGTAA
- the flgG gene encoding flagellar basal-body rod protein FlgG has product MIRSLWIAKTGLDAQQTNMDVISNNLANVSTNGFKRSRAVFEDLMYQTLRQPGTQSSEQTTLPSGLQIGTGVRPVTTERLHTQGNLSQTSNSKDVAINGQGYFEVQMPDGTSSYTRDGSFQVDQNGQLVTNAGYPVQPGITIPANATSITISRDGVVSVTQQGQTNPAQVGQLTLSTFMNDAGLDSLGENLYQETQASGAATQSTPGQNGAGLLYQGYVETSNVNVAEELVTMIQTQRAYEINSKAITTSDQMLQKLTQI; this is encoded by the coding sequence ATGATTCGTTCTTTGTGGATCGCGAAAACCGGTCTTGATGCCCAGCAAACCAATATGGACGTCATCTCGAACAACCTCGCCAACGTGTCGACCAACGGGTTTAAACGTTCACGTGCGGTGTTTGAAGATCTGATGTACCAAACGCTGCGTCAGCCGGGTACTCAGTCCTCTGAACAAACAACGCTGCCATCGGGTTTGCAGATTGGTACCGGTGTACGTCCCGTGACCACCGAACGCCTGCATACCCAGGGCAACCTGTCGCAGACCAGCAACTCGAAAGATGTGGCGATCAACGGTCAGGGTTATTTCGAAGTGCAGATGCCAGATGGCACCTCTTCTTACACCCGCGACGGCTCATTCCAGGTCGATCAGAATGGCCAGTTGGTGACCAACGCCGGTTATCCGGTGCAGCCAGGGATTACCATTCCTGCTAACGCCACCAGCATCACCATCTCGCGTGACGGTGTGGTGAGCGTGACGCAGCAGGGGCAGACGAACCCGGCACAGGTGGGTCAGCTGACGCTGAGCACCTTTATGAACGATGCCGGTCTGGATAGCCTGGGGGAAAACCTTTACCAGGAAACTCAGGCATCCGGTGCGGCCACACAAAGTACGCCGGGCCAGAACGGCGCGGGCTTGCTGTATCAGGGTTATGTCGAAACCTCAAACGTCAACGTGGCGGAAGAGTTGGTGACGATGATCCAGACGCAGCGCGCTTATGAAATCAACAGCAAAGCGATCACAACTTCTGATCAGATGCTGCAGAAATTAACCCAGATCTAA
- a CDS encoding flagellar basal body rod protein FlgF, which produces MDHAIYTAMGAASQTMEQQSVTASNLANASTPGFRAQLNALRAVPVNGWSLPTRTLVAASTPGADMTPGAMDNTGRPLDVAVQQDGWLAVRTADGSEAYTRNGNMQISSTGILTIQGNPVMGDGGPIAIPQGSELTIAADGTITSRNAGDAPNATVQIGKLKLVRATGKELQRGDDGMFRPTQATQATRGAALANDATVAVMPGVLEGSNVKPVETMVDMIANARRFEMQMKVITNVDENEQKANQLLNMSS; this is translated from the coding sequence ATGGATCACGCAATATATACCGCGATGGGCGCGGCCAGTCAGACGATGGAACAGCAGTCGGTGACCGCCAGCAACCTCGCCAACGCCTCAACGCCGGGTTTTCGTGCCCAGCTCAACGCGTTGCGCGCGGTGCCGGTGAATGGCTGGTCGCTGCCAACGCGTACTCTGGTGGCGGCTTCCACGCCGGGCGCGGACATGACGCCCGGCGCGATGGACAACACCGGGCGCCCGCTGGATGTGGCGGTACAGCAAGATGGCTGGCTGGCGGTGCGTACTGCTGACGGCTCAGAAGCTTATACCCGCAACGGCAACATGCAGATCAGCTCGACCGGTATTTTGACCATTCAAGGCAATCCCGTGATGGGCGATGGCGGTCCAATCGCTATTCCACAAGGCTCCGAACTGACTATCGCCGCTGACGGTACCATCACTTCGCGTAATGCGGGTGATGCGCCAAATGCCACGGTACAAATCGGCAAGCTGAAGTTGGTTCGCGCCACGGGGAAAGAGCTGCAGCGTGGCGACGACGGCATGTTCCGTCCGACCCAAGCCACGCAGGCTACACGCGGTGCGGCACTGGCCAATGATGCGACTGTTGCCGTGATGCCGGGCGTGCTGGAGGGCAGCAACGTCAAGCCGGTGGAAACCATGGTCGATATGATCGCCAACGCCCGACGTTTTGAGATGCAGATGAAAGTCATCACTAACGTCGATGAAAACGAACAGAAAGCCAATCAACTGCTCAACATGAGCAGCTAA
- the flgE gene encoding flagellar hook protein FlgE, giving the protein MSFSQAVSGMNAASSNLDVIGNNIANSATAGFKSSTISFADMFAGSDIGMGTKVAAVIQNFNDGTTTSTSRGLDVALSGNGFFRMTDAAGSVYYSRNGQFTLDENRNLVNTQGMSVTGYPATGTPPTIQTGANPVALSVPTTQMAARATTTAGLVSNLNSTDTVPTVTTFSASDVDSYNAKSTVTVYDSQGNDHSLDLYYVKDSASNSWTVHALDSTTGDDLGSFNMQFSTNGQLTSVTDSSGASTASTVSLTLNPSATATAANGAAANQVISLSLLGSAQQNTGTTSFGNPTQDGYAPGDLTSYAINDDGTITGTYSNQKTQLLGQIVLASFSNPEGLQSEGDNVWSATNSSGQAAIGLANTGTYGSLTSGALEASNVDLSKELVNMIVAQRNYQANSQTIKTQDQILNTLINLR; this is encoded by the coding sequence ATGTCTTTTTCTCAAGCTGTAAGTGGTATGAATGCGGCCTCCAGTAACCTGGATGTCATCGGTAACAACATCGCCAACTCCGCCACTGCAGGTTTCAAATCCAGCACCATCTCCTTTGCCGATATGTTCGCGGGTTCTGACATCGGTATGGGTACTAAAGTGGCTGCGGTAATCCAGAACTTCAACGACGGTACCACCACCTCAACCAGCCGTGGTCTGGATGTGGCACTGAGCGGCAACGGTTTCTTCCGTATGACCGATGCAGCGGGCAGCGTGTATTACTCACGTAATGGCCAGTTCACTTTGGACGAAAACCGTAATCTGGTAAACACCCAAGGTATGAGCGTGACAGGCTACCCGGCAACCGGTACGCCGCCAACCATTCAAACCGGTGCTAACCCAGTGGCATTGAGCGTCCCGACCACGCAGATGGCCGCGCGCGCCACCACCACGGCAGGCCTGGTCTCAAACCTGAACTCGACTGATACCGTGCCAACCGTAACCACCTTCAGTGCGTCTGACGTGGATAGCTATAACGCGAAAAGTACTGTAACTGTGTATGACTCACAGGGTAACGACCACTCGCTGGATTTGTACTACGTCAAAGACTCTGCGAGCAACAGCTGGACCGTACATGCGCTTGACTCTACCACTGGCGATGACCTGGGCAGCTTCAATATGCAGTTCAGCACCAACGGCCAGTTGACCAGTGTGACAGACAGCAGCGGTGCCAGCACCGCCAGCACCGTTTCACTGACGCTGAACCCATCAGCAACAGCGACTGCCGCCAACGGCGCGGCTGCTAACCAGGTGATCAGCCTGAGCCTGTTGGGCAGTGCGCAGCAGAACACCGGCACCACCTCATTCGGTAACCCGACTCAGGATGGTTATGCACCAGGCGATTTGACCAGCTATGCCATCAACGATGACGGCACCATCACCGGTACCTACTCCAACCAGAAAACGCAGTTACTGGGTCAAATCGTGCTGGCCAGCTTCTCTAACCCAGAAGGCTTGCAGTCAGAGGGCGATAACGTCTGGTCGGCAACCAACTCTTCAGGTCAGGCAGCGATTGGTCTGGCGAACACCGGCACTTACGGTTCACTGACCTCAGGCGCTCTGGAAGCTTCCAACGTTGATCTGAGTAAAGAACTGGTCAACATGATCGTTGCGCAGCGTAACTATCAGGCGAACAGCCAGACCATCAAAACGCAGGATCAGATCCTCAACACTCTGATCAACTTACGTTAA
- the flgD gene encoding flagellar hook assembly protein FlgD produces MSVAVGVNANLDPTVLSSSSSTDTGNSAQDLQNQFLTMLVTQLQNQDPTNPMDNSQLTTQLAQINTLSGIEKLNTTLGSISGQLTTSQSLQSTTLIGHGVMIDGSQILVGSGTTTPFGVELTTASTATTATIKDANGTVVRTIDLGALTSGVHAFSWDGTDANGATVADGKYSVSIAASNGSTQLVAQPLNYAYVNGVSTVDDTAKLDLGTMGSATLDEVRQIL; encoded by the coding sequence ATGAGTGTAGCAGTAGGCGTTAACGCCAATCTTGACCCAACGGTCCTCAGTTCTTCCAGTTCTACCGATACCGGCAACAGTGCACAGGACCTGCAGAACCAGTTCCTGACCATGCTGGTAACGCAGTTGCAGAACCAGGACCCAACCAATCCGATGGATAACAGCCAGCTCACCACCCAGCTGGCACAGATCAATACCCTGAGTGGTATTGAGAAGTTGAATACCACCCTGGGCTCCATTTCCGGTCAGTTGACCACCAGCCAGTCCTTGCAAAGCACCACGCTGATTGGTCATGGCGTGATGATCGATGGCAGCCAGATTTTGGTTGGAAGCGGCACCACCACACCATTCGGTGTGGAACTGACCACCGCTTCCACTGCGACTACGGCCACCATCAAAGATGCCAACGGAACAGTGGTTCGCACCATCGATTTGGGCGCACTGACGTCAGGTGTGCATGCCTTCTCGTGGGATGGCACTGATGCCAATGGCGCAACCGTGGCCGACGGCAAATATTCTGTTTCGATCGCCGCCAGTAACGGCAGCACACAACTGGTGGCCCAGCCGCTCAACTATGCCTACGTCAATGGCGTGAGTACGGTCGATGACACCGCAAAACTGGATCTCGGCACCATGGGCTCCGCCACTCTTGATGAAGTTCGTCAGATTCTCTAA
- the flgC gene encoding flagellar basal body rod protein FlgC, whose amino-acid sequence MALLNIFDIAGSAMTAQSQRLNVSASNLANADSVTGPDGQPYVAKQVIFQTDAAPGAATGGVKVAGVVNDPTPAKLVYDPGNPMADEKGYVKMPNVDVVSETVNTMSASRSYQANVEVLNTVKSMMMKTLTMGQ is encoded by the coding sequence ATGGCATTGCTGAATATCTTTGATATCGCCGGTTCTGCAATGACGGCGCAGTCTCAGCGCCTCAACGTTAGCGCCAGTAACCTGGCCAACGCCGACAGCGTCACCGGACCGGATGGCCAGCCTTACGTGGCGAAGCAGGTGATTTTCCAGACCGATGCGGCACCGGGTGCGGCAACGGGCGGTGTCAAAGTGGCTGGCGTGGTCAACGACCCAACCCCCGCCAAATTGGTGTATGACCCGGGCAATCCGATGGCGGATGAGAAGGGCTACGTCAAGATGCCAAACGTGGATGTTGTCTCAGAAACCGTTAACACCATGTCAGCGTCGCGCAGCTATCAGGCCAACGTCGAAGTGCTGAACACGGTGAAGTCAATGATGATGAAAACCCTGACCATGGGTCAATAA
- the flgB gene encoding flagellar basal body rod protein FlgB: MLDKLDAALRFGTEALNLRAQRQEILASNIANADTPGYQARDIDFASQLSKVMENGRAEGSSMALKVTSSRHIAAETNSQPSMDLMYRIPDQPAADGNTVDMDRERTQFADNSLKYQTDLTLISSQIKGMMNVLQGQ; encoded by the coding sequence ATGCTCGACAAACTCGATGCCGCGCTGCGATTTGGTACAGAAGCGTTAAACCTGCGTGCTCAGCGTCAGGAAATCCTGGCGTCAAACATTGCCAACGCCGATACCCCGGGCTACCAGGCGCGGGATATCGACTTTGCCAGCCAACTGAGCAAGGTAATGGAGAACGGTCGCGCCGAAGGCAGCAGCATGGCGCTGAAGGTGACCTCTTCTCGTCACATTGCGGCTGAGACCAATTCTCAGCCGTCAATGGACCTGATGTATCGCATACCCGATCAACCTGCCGCGGATGGCAACACCGTGGATATGGATCGGGAACGTACGCAGTTTGCTGATAACAGCCTGAAATACCAAACCGATCTCACCCTCATCAGTAGCCAGATCAAAGGCATGATGAACGTACTGCAGGGGCAATAA
- the flgA gene encoding flagellar basal body P-ring formation chaperone FlgA, translating into MRRSSPLLATLLLAIALPGYSADLTAQLTQFFKARDPQHAAGMTVVIRTPQEQWPTCDTPELQLPGNSRQWGNLSISANCAQNRRFLQVQVQVTGQYLVASRQVMRGTTLDPNDFRMETGRLDELPPRALFDHNSVADAIALRDIPPGQAVTASMLRQPWRVKAGQNVMVVASGNGFNASSEGRALNNASAAQMVRVRMGNGQVVSGRVDADGNILISL; encoded by the coding sequence ATGCGCAGATCTTCACCCTTGCTGGCCACCCTTTTGTTGGCCATCGCGCTGCCCGGCTATTCAGCGGATTTGACCGCTCAGTTAACCCAGTTTTTCAAAGCGCGCGATCCGCAGCACGCGGCGGGTATGACCGTAGTGATTCGCACGCCACAAGAACAGTGGCCGACGTGTGATACGCCGGAGCTGCAGCTCCCGGGCAACAGCCGCCAGTGGGGTAACCTCAGCATTTCAGCTAACTGTGCGCAGAATCGTCGCTTTTTGCAGGTGCAGGTGCAGGTCACGGGGCAATATCTGGTGGCCAGTCGTCAGGTGATGCGCGGAACAACGCTCGACCCAAATGATTTCCGCATGGAAACTGGTCGTCTGGATGAATTGCCGCCACGCGCGCTGTTTGACCACAACAGCGTGGCCGATGCGATTGCGCTGCGCGATATCCCCCCTGGACAGGCGGTAACCGCTTCCATGTTGCGTCAGCCATGGCGTGTTAAAGCGGGTCAAAATGTGATGGTAGTGGCGAGTGGAAACGGGTTTAATGCCAGCAGCGAAGGACGTGCGCTGAACAACGCCAGCGCAGCTCAAATGGTGCGTGTACGCATGGGAAATGGGCAGGTGGTCAGCGGTCGCGTCGACGCGGATGGGAATATTCTGATATCGCTATAA
- the flgM gene encoding flagellar biosynthesis anti-sigma factor FlgM, whose protein sequence is MSIERTQPLNPVSTVQSRDTNDNSSKVRQTATSATTTTTSESGAEVKLSAAQAQLMQPGSKDINTARVEQLKTAIRNGELKMDTGKIADALIADTKAYLEGN, encoded by the coding sequence ATGAGCATCGAAAGAACGCAACCATTAAATCCGGTGAGCACTGTACAGTCTCGCGACACCAACGACAACAGCAGCAAAGTGCGTCAAACCGCCACGTCTGCCACCACAACTACCACCAGCGAAAGCGGTGCGGAAGTGAAGTTGAGTGCCGCTCAGGCGCAGCTGATGCAGCCTGGCAGTAAAGACATCAACACCGCACGTGTTGAACAACTGAAGACCGCCATTCGTAATGGTGAACTGAAAATGGATACCGGTAAGATCGCCGATGCGCTGATCGCCGATACCAAGGCGTATTTAGAGGGTAACTGA